One genomic window of Nocardioides daphniae includes the following:
- the resB gene encoding cytochrome c biogenesis protein ResB, whose protein sequence is MRTAVILLILLALAAIPGSVFPQRNVATDPAAVEQYVAKYPDLAPWLDRAGLFDVYASPWFAAIYVLLLVSMTGCVLPRSLRLWRAIRSAPPVAPRNLGRMEDHRRLEVEQEPEAVLAAAADHLRRRRFRVVVTDSEVRAERGYLREVGNLAFHLSLLVLLVGIAVGKLIGFEGRVAIVEGATFANDRSQYDVFTPSAWTDVDDLEPLSFRLDEFDVSYQLRGPSTGQPSDFTARLSYQAGDGEQRTTTVQPNKPLDVNETKFFLTGNGYAPRVTVRDGRGQVVFTGPVLFLPLDANNTSEGVIKVPDAQPTQLAFEGLFLPTAAVGEQGPYSMFPDTLDPQLFLTAYTGDLGLGDGVPQSVFALDRGGLTQVQEDGKPFAKAISVGQTVELPDGQGSLTFDGVSRFANFQIAYDPGKEITLAAAIVILIG, encoded by the coding sequence ATGCGGACCGCGGTGATCTTGCTCATCCTGTTGGCGCTGGCAGCCATCCCTGGATCGGTGTTCCCCCAGCGGAACGTGGCGACCGACCCGGCCGCTGTCGAGCAGTACGTCGCCAAGTACCCCGACCTCGCGCCGTGGCTGGACCGCGCCGGTCTCTTCGACGTCTACGCCTCGCCCTGGTTCGCCGCAATCTACGTCTTGCTGCTGGTCTCGATGACGGGCTGTGTCCTGCCACGCTCGCTTCGCTTGTGGCGCGCGATCAGGTCGGCACCGCCGGTCGCCCCGCGGAACCTGGGCCGCATGGAGGATCACCGACGTCTCGAGGTTGAGCAGGAGCCGGAGGCCGTGCTCGCGGCGGCCGCGGACCATCTACGCCGGCGGCGGTTTCGCGTGGTGGTCACCGACTCCGAGGTCCGCGCCGAGCGGGGCTACCTCCGCGAGGTCGGCAATCTGGCATTCCATCTCTCGTTGCTGGTCCTCCTGGTCGGCATCGCCGTCGGCAAGCTCATCGGCTTCGAAGGACGAGTCGCCATCGTTGAAGGCGCCACCTTCGCCAACGACCGTTCTCAGTACGACGTCTTCACGCCTTCGGCGTGGACCGACGTCGACGACCTCGAGCCTCTCTCGTTCCGCCTGGACGAGTTCGATGTCAGCTACCAGCTGCGCGGACCCAGCACAGGCCAACCATCCGACTTCACCGCCCGGCTCAGCTACCAGGCCGGTGACGGGGAACAACGCACCACGACGGTTCAGCCCAACAAGCCCCTCGACGTCAACGAGACCAAGTTCTTCCTCACTGGCAACGGCTACGCCCCGCGCGTGACCGTGCGCGACGGTCGCGGCCAGGTCGTGTTCACCGGCCCAGTCCTGTTCCTTCCACTGGACGCCAACAACACCAGCGAGGGCGTCATCAAGGTGCCTGACGCCCAGCCGACCCAACTGGCCTTCGAGGGCCTCTTTCTGCCCACGGCCGCTGTCGGCGAGCAAGGCCCCTACTCGATGTTCCCCGACACCCTCGATCCCCAACTGTTCCTCACCGCCTACACCGGCGACCTGGGCTTGGGCGACGGCGTACCGCAATCTGTCTTCGCGCTCGACCGCGGCGGACTCACCCAGGTCCAGGAGGACGGAAAGCCCTTCGCGAAGGCAATCTCGGTCGGCCAGACGGTCGAGCTTCCCGATGGCCAGGGCAGCCTGACCTTCGACGGGGTCTCACGCTTCGCGAACTTCCAGATCGCCTACGACCCCGGCAAGGAGATCACCCTCGCCGCGGCGATCGTCATCCTCATCGGCTGA
- a CDS encoding TlpA disulfide reductase family protein: MVLLAIVLTGCSASDSGSPTATSSVVEQIAPEDRVEVEPFTGTQLDGEPFDSRDLAGQVVVYNVWGSWCAPCRTEAPALARVSRANEDNGVQFIGINVRDNDAAPPWRSRTATTSSTPASAPTHRAQLSWPSDPHYPRARCPARWSSTTEGDSLRA; this comes from the coding sequence GTGGTCCTCCTGGCGATCGTCCTGACCGGCTGCAGCGCCAGCGACTCCGGTTCACCGACGGCAACCTCCAGCGTCGTCGAGCAGATCGCGCCCGAGGACCGGGTCGAGGTCGAGCCGTTCACTGGCACTCAGCTCGACGGTGAGCCGTTCGACAGCCGGGACCTCGCCGGCCAGGTCGTCGTCTACAACGTCTGGGGCTCTTGGTGCGCACCCTGCCGCACCGAGGCGCCCGCACTCGCACGCGTTAGTCGCGCCAACGAAGACAACGGCGTCCAGTTCATCGGGATCAACGTGCGTGACAACGACGCCGCGCCGCCGTGGCGTTCGAGGACCGCTACGACATCGTCTACCCCAGCATCAGCACCGACACATCGAGCGCAGCTCTCCTGGCCTTCGGACCCGCACTACCCCCGAGCGCGGTGCCCAGCACGATGGTCGTCGACTACCGAGGGCGACTCGCTGCGCGCGTGA
- a CDS encoding DUF305 domain-containing protein, protein MPEPEKPLDLSSDPSPEPSQGPDPKTSTPHPDPDAHAEGADGAERSGGDSAGPTADSQSAALGQSSERTDSGPAAAVTARDSTFSTAPFQPGPALWGIAVLAALFLISAGVFVGTLLDGPRSEKQAPPTSAPSEVDVGFLRDMQTHHAQAVQMAVLIRDRTDGEEIRKVALDIELTQQQQIGQMYALLASWGEPQSNPNPMAWMTSDTGAGDTDDPHAGMADMPGADGSAMPGMASAADLERLASLRGTAAERRFLELMIAHHQGGIPMATAAAKDADESWVRTLAQSIVDAQSAELTALQAMLDDRGGPLG, encoded by the coding sequence ATGCCCGAGCCTGAGAAGCCCCTCGACCTCTCGTCCGACCCCTCTCCTGAGCCTTCCCAGGGCCCCGACCCCAAGACCTCGACGCCTCACCCCGACCCCGACGCTCATGCCGAGGGTGCTGATGGTGCTGAGAGGTCCGGCGGCGACTCGGCGGGACCGACCGCGGACTCGCAGTCTGCGGCTCTTGGTCAGTCCAGCGAACGGACTGACTCCGGCCCCGCTGCTGCAGTTACAGCCCGCGACTCGACGTTCTCGACCGCGCCGTTCCAGCCGGGTCCTGCCCTGTGGGGCATTGCCGTCCTCGCGGCGCTGTTCCTGATTTCAGCGGGCGTGTTCGTCGGCACGCTCCTCGACGGCCCACGCTCTGAGAAGCAGGCCCCCCCGACATCGGCGCCTTCTGAGGTCGACGTCGGGTTTCTCCGGGATATGCAGACCCATCACGCTCAGGCAGTCCAGATGGCTGTGCTGATCCGCGATCGCACCGATGGCGAGGAGATCCGCAAGGTCGCGTTGGACATTGAGCTCACACAACAGCAGCAGATCGGACAGATGTACGCACTCCTGGCGAGTTGGGGCGAGCCGCAGAGCAATCCGAACCCGATGGCCTGGATGACTTCCGACACAGGCGCCGGCGACACCGACGATCCCCACGCTGGCATGGCTGACATGCCAGGGGCGGACGGCTCGGCGATGCCGGGTATGGCGTCAGCTGCTGACCTGGAGCGGCTGGCGTCATTGCGGGGCACGGCGGCAGAGCGTCGCTTCCTCGAACTCATGATCGCCCACCACCAGGGTGGCATCCCGATGGCCACCGCCGCTGCCAAGGACGCCGACGAGTCGTGGGTCCGCACACTCGCCCAGAGCATCGTCGATGCCCAGAGCGCCGAGCTCACCGCCCTGCAGGCGATGCTCGACGACCGGGGTGGACCACTCGGGTGA
- a CDS encoding DUF3105 domain-containing protein, with protein MVEYDDLSRNHVNGTVNYPQNPPVGGDHAPVWMNCAAYDVPVDPGMAVHSMEHGAVWLAYDPGLPSEDVDALRALTSSNGFVLVSPVEDMDSPVAATAWGRQLTQDSVDLSRLSAFVNTFAQGPQTPELGAPCTGGMG; from the coding sequence GTGGTCGAGTACGACGACCTCAGCCGCAACCACGTCAACGGGACGGTGAACTATCCCCAGAACCCTCCTGTTGGTGGCGACCACGCACCGGTCTGGATGAACTGCGCTGCCTACGACGTACCCGTCGATCCAGGGATGGCGGTGCACTCGATGGAGCACGGCGCCGTTTGGCTGGCCTACGATCCCGGCCTTCCCTCGGAGGACGTCGACGCGTTGCGCGCCCTGACCTCCAGCAACGGGTTCGTGCTGGTCTCGCCCGTGGAGGACATGGACTCGCCCGTGGCCGCCACTGCTTGGGGCCGCCAGCTCACCCAGGACAGTGTCGACCTCAGCCGACTGTCCGCATTCGTCAACACCTTCGCCCAAGGTCCCCAGACCCCCGAACTCGGCGCCCCCTGCACCGGAGGCATGGGGTGA
- a CDS encoding TlpA family protein disulfide reductase: MIGLTGCTVPTGGEGGSSEGHGYSTEALPIAVEGLEDCRGLTQALADGGRAEEGAEGAGLDGGDLPSLSLPCLNQDAAVALGELRDRPVLINLWASWCGPCRKEMPLLAEAASRHQECELPRRQYSRRPEHGCGFPARGWCHLPPGRGRRW, encoded by the coding sequence ATGATCGGGCTCACCGGTTGCACCGTCCCCACGGGTGGTGAGGGGGGATCCTCGGAAGGTCACGGATACAGCACGGAAGCGCTGCCGATCGCGGTCGAGGGCTTGGAGGACTGCAGGGGACTGACACAGGCTCTCGCAGATGGAGGCCGGGCCGAAGAAGGAGCAGAAGGTGCAGGGTTGGACGGTGGCGATCTGCCGTCGTTGTCACTGCCCTGCTTGAACCAGGACGCCGCGGTCGCCCTCGGCGAGTTGCGTGACCGGCCGGTTCTGATCAACCTCTGGGCCTCGTGGTGCGGTCCGTGCCGCAAGGAGATGCCGCTTCTGGCCGAAGCCGCGAGCCGCCACCAAGAATGTGAGCTTCCTCGGCGTCAATACTCGCGACGACCCGAGCATGGCTGCGGCTTTCCTGCCCGAGGTTGGTGTCACCTACCCCCAGGTCGTGGACGTCGATGGTGA
- a CDS encoding TlpA family protein disulfide reductase, with protein sequence MSFLGVNTRDDPSMAAAFLPEVGVTYPQVVDVDGELLDTTRVRGLPVTLAVDAEGRIVDRVIGEVSADDGQAAEPAH encoded by the coding sequence GTGAGCTTCCTCGGCGTCAATACTCGCGACGACCCGAGCATGGCTGCGGCTTTCCTGCCCGAGGTTGGTGTCACCTACCCCCAGGTCGTGGACGTCGATGGTGAGCTGCTGGACACGACGCGTGTCCGTGGTTTGCCGGTCACCCTCGCCGTGGATGCCGAGGGCCGCATCGTCGACCGCGTCATAGGAGAAGTCTCGGCCGATGATGGGCAGGCTGCTGAGCCAGCTCACTGA
- the lnt gene encoding apolipoprotein N-acyltransferase codes for MATGRVPLDSVGLDGDRHSARGVGALGRRGRHELHRRLVRQPRGRGGAWHSPSRPCCSRRPSPTCSHAYLGGRCPSIGLRRAHRAGCGRPSLLPAPSTGPDWQQGEESVRAAAVQGDVPGAGNDVVAVHRQVTANHVEATTNLAQQIRERQAQQPDFVLWPENSTAVDPFRDERTRLGIDRASSAIGVPVVVGAIVDGDRPDEVLNQGLVWNEQGVVTERYTKRHPVPFGEYIPFRKQLAGLQIGRLDMIPRDMTPGSRTKPLDIAGTKVADLICFDVAFDDSVTAQVRRGAELVTVQTSNASFTGTAQLEQQFAITRFRALETGRTVVVASTNGISGAIGPDGEVLARLEPRTTAVLEVTVPLLDRQTNAVRFGALVKNLIGLIGIGAMVAAGLRLRRGEST; via the coding sequence ATGGCCACTGGGCGGGTTCCCCTGGACTCGGTTGGCCTGGACGGTGATCGACACTCCGCTCGCGGGGTGGGTGCCCTGGGTCGGCGCGGGAGGCACGAGCTTCATCGTCGCCTTGTGCGGCAGCCTCGGGGCCGCGGCGGTGCTTGGCATTCACCGAGTCGTCCGTGTTGCTCGCGTCGCCCGAGCCCGACGTGCTCACACGCGTACTTGGGCGGACGCTGCCCGAGCATCGGCCTGCGTCGGGCTCATCGGGCTGGTTGCGGGCGCCCGTCGCTGCTCCCAGCTCCCTCAACAGGTCCGGACTGGCAGCAGGGGGAGGAGTCGGTCCGGGCAGCCGCCGTGCAGGGAGACGTACCTGGGGCGGGCAACGATGTGGTCGCTGTCCACCGGCAGGTGACCGCCAACCACGTCGAAGCGACCACCAACCTCGCCCAACAGATCCGCGAAAGACAGGCACAACAGCCGGACTTCGTGCTGTGGCCCGAGAACTCCACCGCCGTCGATCCCTTCCGTGACGAGCGGACCCGCTTGGGAATCGACAGAGCTTCGTCCGCGATCGGTGTGCCGGTGGTGGTCGGTGCGATCGTTGACGGTGATCGGCCGGACGAGGTCTTGAACCAGGGCCTGGTCTGGAATGAGCAGGGGGTTGTCACCGAGCGCTACACCAAGAGGCACCCGGTTCCGTTCGGTGAGTACATCCCGTTCCGCAAGCAGCTCGCCGGACTCCAGATCGGCCGTCTCGACATGATCCCGCGGGACATGACACCGGGCTCACGCACCAAGCCGCTCGACATCGCCGGCACCAAGGTGGCGGACCTGATCTGCTTCGATGTGGCTTTCGATGACTCCGTGACAGCGCAGGTGCGAAGGGGGGCTGAGCTCGTGACAGTGCAGACCAGCAACGCTTCCTTCACCGGCACCGCCCAGCTCGAGCAGCAGTTTGCGATCACCCGATTCCGGGCCCTGGAGACGGGACGAACAGTCGTCGTTGCATCCACCAACGGGATCAGCGGCGCGATCGGTCCCGACGGCGAGGTCCTGGCCAGGCTGGAACCCCGCACCACGGCCGTACTCGAGGTCACGGTCCCGCTCCTCGACCGACAGACCAATGCTGTCCGCTTCGGGGCTCTGGTCAAGAACCTGATCGGTCTCATCGGCATCGGCGCCATGGTCGCAGCTGGACTACGTCTCCGCCGCGGAGAGAGCACGTGA
- a CDS encoding DUF3152 domain-containing protein, protein MLGGIAVIVAASVVKVGPFVIEAMHGSRQAVGPAAGPTAPAEADRPAGQTTPLSGEAQVQEVSPSPSVAPPTRNPVRRRTTPAVPERGPGTFRIAAQTVSGRETVGAGESVTYTVEIEHGVPFDQAAVAHSVDRTLTDPRGWTANGGEAVRRVAGRADFRIVVATPATTDALCAPLDTGGRLSCRNGNLVVLNAWRWANGADAYRSVAQYRRYLINHEFGHALGNSHRDCGEPGGLASVMVQQTKGLQGCRANPWPFP, encoded by the coding sequence ATGCTGGGAGGAATCGCCGTCATCGTTGCTGCCAGTGTCGTTAAGGTCGGACCGTTCGTCATCGAGGCGATGCACGGATCTCGTCAAGCCGTCGGTCCGGCCGCGGGTCCGACGGCTCCGGCCGAAGCGGACCGACCCGCGGGCCAGACAACGCCGCTATCGGGCGAGGCGCAGGTGCAGGAAGTTTCGCCAAGCCCATCGGTAGCGCCACCGACGAGAAACCCCGTCAGGCGGCGGACAACACCTGCGGTCCCAGAGCGAGGACCCGGAACATTCAGGATCGCCGCCCAGACCGTCAGCGGGAGGGAGACGGTAGGGGCGGGGGAGTCGGTCACCTACACCGTTGAGATCGAGCACGGTGTTCCCTTCGACCAAGCAGCCGTCGCGCACTCCGTCGACCGCACCTTGACCGATCCGCGGGGATGGACCGCGAACGGAGGCGAGGCGGTGCGCCGGGTGGCCGGTCGGGCCGACTTCCGGATCGTCGTGGCCACCCCGGCGACCACCGACGCCCTGTGCGCACCCCTGGACACTGGCGGCCGGCTCTCTTGTCGCAACGGCAACCTGGTCGTCCTCAACGCCTGGCGCTGGGCGAATGGAGCCGACGCCTACCGGAGCGTGGCGCAGTACCGCCGCTACCTCATCAACCACGAGTTCGGCCACGCCTTGGGCAACAGTCATCGGGACTGTGGCGAACCAGGGGGGCTGGCCTCGGTCATGGTGCAGCAGACCAAGGGGCTTCAAGGGTGTCGGGCGAACCCGTGGCCGTTCCCGTGA
- a CDS encoding DUF3093 domain-containing protein → MRSPRGSPARVVPTYRERLRVPVRWWIQWGLMVASFWLAMIAAIPGPLPWYITGGLLVVLIWLLRWYGSARIVVTDEWFQAGRARIERRYLGEVEVLEAARMRAVSGPEADARAFLALRPYVTAGVRITLDDPRDPTPRTGLVSSRRPRALAAALTAPVGPPTTEDAAIR, encoded by the coding sequence CTGCGTTCGCCGCGCGGCAGCCCGGCGCGGGTAGTACCTACCTACCGCGAGCGGCTTCGCGTACCTGTGCGCTGGTGGATCCAGTGGGGTCTCATGGTGGCCAGCTTCTGGTTAGCGATGATTGCTGCCATCCCCGGCCCGCTGCCCTGGTACATCACCGGTGGACTCTTGGTCGTCCTGATCTGGCTCCTCCGATGGTACGGGTCGGCGCGGATTGTGGTGACCGACGAATGGTTCCAGGCAGGGCGCGCGCGCATCGAACGGCGCTACTTGGGCGAGGTCGAGGTGCTCGAGGCCGCGAGGATGAGGGCGGTGTCCGGCCCCGAAGCGGACGCTCGGGCATTCCTGGCTCTGAGGCCGTACGTCACCGCCGGGGTCCGGATCACGCTCGACGATCCACGCGATCCGACGCCGCGTACTGGGCTGGTGAGCTCGCGGCGACCGCGGGCGCTCGCCGCAGCATTGACGGCGCCGGTGGGGCCGCCGACGACCGAAGATGCGGCCATCCGGTGA
- a CDS encoding M15 family metallopeptidase, with protein sequence MLNAVSTAVDDSRSSRVGQRPQHRALTRHAHRQRAEAPEPDGSNGGRHRATKPSRASSRRTLGTLAALATVGAIGAGIAPGPWLDETSATAQEDSTQSSASPVEEGGSSRTARNRPIPDATVDLSRREPTLSRSATRAESRTTNRMPSWLSTCRTTAQESTTPNGQIPDASLCELPDGFHLRGDAAAAWARLSAAYKSRFEDQPCLTDGYRDLASQQRLYAVKPGLAAQPGTSNHGWGVAVDLCGGVETFGTDQYVWMLENAERFGWENPAWARSGGSRPEPWHWEYIEGTR encoded by the coding sequence ATGCTGAACGCCGTGTCGACCGCGGTGGACGATTCAAGGAGTTCCCGAGTGGGTCAACGACCGCAGCACCGGGCGTTGACGCGCCACGCACATCGCCAGCGAGCAGAGGCGCCGGAGCCTGATGGCTCGAACGGGGGTCGCCATCGGGCCACGAAACCCAGCAGGGCGTCCTCGCGTCGGACGCTCGGTACGCTGGCCGCGCTGGCGACAGTCGGGGCCATCGGCGCAGGGATTGCACCCGGCCCATGGTTGGACGAGACCAGTGCCACAGCTCAGGAGGACTCAACCCAGTCGAGCGCCTCGCCCGTGGAAGAAGGGGGCTCGAGTAGAACAGCTAGGAACCGGCCCATCCCTGATGCGACCGTCGACCTCAGCCGGCGAGAGCCGACGCTGAGCCGGAGTGCAACGCGGGCAGAGTCGCGGACCACCAATCGGATGCCATCATGGCTCTCGACGTGCCGCACGACTGCTCAGGAGTCGACAACTCCCAACGGCCAGATCCCCGACGCAAGCCTTTGCGAACTACCCGACGGATTCCACCTTCGCGGGGATGCAGCCGCAGCTTGGGCGAGGCTCAGTGCTGCCTACAAGTCCCGGTTCGAGGACCAACCCTGCCTGACCGACGGGTATCGCGACCTGGCGAGCCAACAGCGGCTCTATGCCGTCAAGCCTGGCCTGGCCGCCCAGCCGGGAACCAGCAATCACGGGTGGGGGGTGGCCGTCGACCTGTGCGGCGGCGTCGAGACCTTCGGGACCGATCAGTACGTCTGGATGCTGGAGAACGCGGAGCGCTTCGGCTGGGAGAACCCTGCCTGGGCGCGATCTGGCGGGTCGCGACCGGAGCCTTGGCACTGGGAGTACATCGAGGGAACGAGGTAG
- a CDS encoding copper resistance D family protein, which produces MLAYSDTAGVAVLEPSLWVRMPTYIMSVDLGQANLISTTLVVAVSLGCLVARKVDDAEIAVLLGSLSALWPVASTGHVSTDADHQQSVLLLFSHLVAVSIWFGGLAAFGLLQGHIGRYRDAVLRRYSVTAACCLAAVAMSGVLSAILRLGSWTALSSSYGALILAKAVLLLALGAIGYLHRRRLVDNAPTWTALARRRFAELAGGELLVMCVAVALGVALGGTPPPDTGVSSSPPVDRSVLNDSARGGRAALVLGRLSGPPPILHSR; this is translated from the coding sequence GTGCTCGCCTACTCCGACACGGCGGGTGTTGCGGTTCTCGAGCCGAGCCTCTGGGTGCGGATGCCGACCTACATCATGAGCGTCGACCTGGGACAAGCGAACCTGATCAGCACCACTTTGGTCGTCGCCGTTTCCCTGGGTTGTCTTGTCGCACGCAAGGTGGACGACGCGGAGATAGCAGTCCTGCTCGGCTCCCTCTCCGCCTTGTGGCCGGTCGCGTCCACTGGCCACGTATCCACCGATGCCGATCACCAGCAGTCTGTGCTCCTGCTTTTTTCGCACCTTGTCGCCGTGAGCATCTGGTTCGGAGGACTCGCGGCCTTCGGCCTTCTGCAAGGACACATCGGCCGCTACCGAGACGCGGTGCTCCGCCGATACTCGGTCACCGCAGCCTGCTGTCTGGCAGCCGTAGCCATGTCGGGGGTCCTCAGCGCGATCCTCCGGCTTGGTTCGTGGACTGCGCTGAGCTCCTCGTACGGAGCCTTGATCCTGGCCAAGGCCGTGCTCCTTCTCGCGCTGGGAGCCATCGGCTACCTCCACCGTCGACGACTCGTCGACAATGCGCCCACCTGGACGGCTCTCGCTCGCCGCCGGTTCGCCGAACTCGCCGGAGGGGAGTTGCTCGTCATGTGCGTCGCAGTCGCGCTGGGTGTCGCGCTCGGGGGCACGCCGCCCCCCGACACGGGCGTGTCATCGAGTCCCCCAGTTGACAGATCGGTGCTCAACGATTCAGCCCGAGGGGGGCGAGCCGCTCTGGTGCTGGGGAGACTGAGCGGCCCGCCTCCTATTCTTCATAGTAGATAA
- a CDS encoding flagellar basal body-associated FliL family protein → MPPPTAEKSPPPSKVPQAQGPGGGKAKWIALVCVLAAVGGVGWLKFQPGASKEPKPGEVMVLEPVQLNLAAGRYLRVGLALQLAEGVKEVDGSRALDATITRFSGLPLSALDETKERDQLKAELTDKLTQLYPDEVLDSYFVEFVTQ, encoded by the coding sequence ATGCCCCCACCAACGGCCGAGAAGAGTCCCCCGCCGTCGAAGGTTCCCCAAGCGCAGGGTCCCGGCGGAGGGAAGGCGAAGTGGATAGCCCTCGTCTGTGTGCTCGCCGCCGTCGGCGGAGTCGGCTGGCTGAAGTTCCAGCCGGGAGCGAGCAAGGAGCCGAAACCTGGCGAAGTGATGGTCCTCGAGCCCGTGCAGTTGAACTTGGCGGCGGGCAGGTACCTGAGGGTCGGCCTCGCCCTCCAACTCGCTGAGGGGGTCAAGGAGGTCGATGGATCACGGGCGCTCGACGCCACGATCACCCGGTTCTCCGGTCTGCCTCTCTCGGCCCTCGACGAGACAAAGGAACGCGACCAGCTGAAGGCCGAGCTGACCGACAAGCTCACGCAGCTCTACCCCGACGAGGTACTTGACAGCTACTTCGTCGAGTTCGTAACCCAGTGA